The following coding sequences lie in one Candidatus Nitrospira allomarina genomic window:
- a CDS encoding helix-turn-helix domain-containing protein, with protein MKDLLTLSEVSTFLKVPKSTIYKLARERRLPGHKVGKHWRFVREEIEAWVQNAGGDSVMVGAGSQQGVRDRFSLN; from the coding sequence ATGAAAGATTTGCTGACCTTAAGTGAAGTGTCGACGTTTTTGAAAGTTCCGAAATCGACAATCTACAAGCTCGCGAGAGAACGTCGACTCCCAGGGCATAAAGTTGGAAAACACTGGCGTTTTGTTCGGGAGGAAATTGAAGCCTGGGTTCAAAATGCCGGAGGAGATTCGGTAATGGTCGGTGCTGGGTCGCAACAAGGGGTTCGGGACCGGT